A region of the Chryseobacterium gotjawalense genome:
TTTCAGTGCAAGGCATTCCTGATCCAGTGTAAGGATTTCATGTAAATTCCCTTTTTCTGCCGCATCATAGGCCAGTTTTAGAAACGCACCGTCATTGTATTTCAGGTTGTAGCGGATCATGTTTTCCACAAATTCTTTCGCGGTTTTGCGGTCGTTTACGATCCTGTTCTGTATGTAGGTTTCCAGACCGCTGGAATGCGAGTAGCCCCCAATAGGAAGCGCAGGGTCTGAGATATGCAGCAGTGTTGCCAGGAACTGTTTATTCATCATCTTTAGAGGAAGCTATTTTTAATATTTTAGTAAAAAGGGACGATCCCAAACTGCCGTGTCCGTGCGGTTCGACATTTGATCTAAGCAAGTTGAGCAGTTTCTTTTTTCTTTTTTCAGGTTGATAGCCTGCCGCGTCCAGCCAGCGGAACATGGGCATTTCAAAAGGGAGCAGAACTTCGCCGTCCTGAATGAAGAGTGGAATGTGTTTGTTGCCGATTTCGTAACACACGGTTCCCATTTCAAGCATCGATTTTGGAGTGATGACAATTGCATCGGTCTCCAGTATGTTTACGGCTACTATTTTCTCATGATTTTCAAACAGGATATCACCTTCGCGCAGCCGCTGTCCTTCGCGCAGAAATTTGATCGCGATCTCCTGTCCCTGTCCCGTATTTTTGCGCTGAATTCTTTTGGTCGTTTCATACCATTCCAGATCCAGATAATCCACGGTTTTACCATGAAGCGGTCTTTCGGAAAGATTTCCTGAAATTTGGTTGATGATCATTGGGAAGATTTTTTTTTAGAGCCTGTTTACATTTTAAAATAAAACCACAAAGGTTTAATTGGTTCATTAAGTTATTTAAGAGGCATTTAACCACAAAGTCACAAAGGTTTGTTTTCAGCATATCCTAAGTTCATGAAGTTGGCATTATAATAATTCACATATTTCCTCTTTGTGGCTTTGTGGTTTGAAAAGTTAACTGTACCGGCAAGATGTTTTAATAAT
Encoded here:
- the ureE gene encoding urease accessory protein UreE; amino-acid sequence: MIINQISGNLSERPLHGKTVDYLDLEWYETTKRIQRKNTGQGQEIAIKFLREGQRLREGDILFENHEKIVAVNILETDAIVITPKSMLEMGTVCYEIGNKHIPLFIQDGEVLLPFEMPMFRWLDAAGYQPEKRKKKLLNLLRSNVEPHGHGSLGSSLFTKILKIASSKDDE